The following coding sequences lie in one Paramisgurnus dabryanus chromosome 16, PD_genome_1.1, whole genome shotgun sequence genomic window:
- the clint1a gene encoding clathrin interactor 1a, which produces MLNMWKVRELVDKATNVVMNYTETESKVREATNDDPWGPSGQLMGEIARCTFMYEQFPEVMNMLWTRMLKDNKKNWRRVYKSLLLLAYLIRNGSERVVTSAREHLYDLRSIESYHFVDENGKDQGINVRQKVKEMIEFVQDDDRLREERKKAKKNRDKYIGVSSDSMSGFRYSEDKFDFQNSRSKWDEDWDKSKGAFPFSDKLGEISDKIGSTIDDTINMFRKKDRDDSPDRFSDPEEDRGRGTRNGQSGKSDFKDSEETVTTKSVQIVQATETTATRKKGGIPSKTIDLGAAAHYAGVKPSTQTNPSQTTSTVSQPSSGLVDLFSVDPAPAQPAPKGLSSELIGGFADFSSPAAAASLPSSAVPASSNNADFGDWNAFPSSQPAVPPAQPVNPAGLDLFSGLQAAPVLAPAPVSTAPSADLFDLMGSSQTASFSTSQSMNFSMTSSQTMGLPLSQSQPLQTMGDPLMPQQPVTQKPNPKAPVPSTWSNSNVDISLDFLGPGMQPPKPAQPTLSMMQHGGQMPVNMMTQGFAGMNLGMQATPTMVRPPVNTMMGGMNMGMQPGMAGGAMCMPAMGGMPVNQGMMGMNMNMGMGTAAMGMTGNMGMSPAVGQPKQDAFADFANFGK; this is translated from the exons aaccaatgTTGTGATGAACTACACAGAAACTGAGTCTAAAGTTCGAGAAGCCACAAACGATGACCCATGGGGGCCCTCTGGACAGTTAATGGGGGAGATTGCCAG GTGCACGTTCATGTACGAGCAGTTTCCAGAAGTAATGAACATGCTGTGGACCAGAATGCTGAAAGACAACAAGAAGAATTGGAGAAGAGTGTACAAG TCTTTACTGCTGTTGGCATACTTGATTAGAAACGGATCTGAACGGGTGGTCACTAGCGCAAGAGAGCACCTCTATGACCTGCGCTCTATTGAGAGCTATCATTTTGTAG ATGAAAATGGGAAGGATCAGGGCATCAATGTGCGACAGAAGGTGAAGGAGATGATAGAGTTTGTCCAGGATGACGACAGATTGAGGGAGGAGAGGAAAAAGGCAAAGAAAAACAGGGATAAATACATCGGAGTGTCTTCTGACAGCATGTCAGGTTTTAGATACT CGGAAGACAAGTTTGATTTTCAAAACTCACGCTCTAAATGGGATGAAGACTGGGACAAGAGTAAGGGGGCGTTCCCTTTTAGTGATAAACTTGGAGAAATCAGCGATAAGATCGGAAGCACCATCGACGACACTATCAACATGTTCCGCAAGAAAGATAGGGACGATTCACCTGACAGATTCAG TGATCCAGAAGAGGACAGAGGTAGAGGAACACGAAATGGACAGTCAGGGAAATCAGATTTTAAAGATAGCGAAGAGACTGTGACAACCAAAAGTGTACAGATCGTCCAGGCCACAGAGACCACTGCCACTCGAAAAAAAGGAGGCATCCCCTCGAAAACAATAGATTTAGGAGCAGCTGCACATTACGCTGGTGTTAAACCCTCCACACAGACAAACCCTAGCCAG ACGACATCGACAGTGAGCCAGCCCAGTTCTGGTCTAGTGGACTTATTTTCAGTAGATCCTGCACCTGCTCAGCCAGCCCCCAAAG GTTTAAGTTCTGAACTGATTGGAGGTTTTGCAGATTTTTCTTCTCCTGCAGCTGCTGCGAGTCTTCCATCATCAGCTG TTCCAGCATCTAGTAATAACGCAGACTTTGGGGATTGGAACGCCTTTCCTTCATCACAACCAGCCGTGCCACCAGCTCAGCCTGTCAACCCGGCAGGATTAGACCTTTTTTCAGGTCTACAGGCCGCCCCTGTTCTTGCTCCTGCCCCTGTCTCAACAGCACCCTCCGCTGACCTGTTTGACCTAATGGGTTCCTCACAGACTGCTAGCTTCAGCACCTCCCAAAGCATGAACTTCTCCATGACCAGCTCTCAGACTATGGGCCTACCACTGTCCCAATCTCAG CCATTGCAGACTATGGGGGACCCTTTGATGCCTCAACAACCAGTGACCCAAAAGCCCAATCCTAAAGCCCCTGTGCCATCAACTTGGTCCAATTCTAATGTAGATATAAGCCTAGACTTCCTTGGCCCTGGCATGCAGCCACCCAAACCTGCTCAGCCCACCCTCAGCATGATGCAGCACG GAGGTCAGATGCCTGTCAATATGATGACTCAGGGTTTCGCTGGAATGAACCTGGGCATGCAAGCCACCCCCACAATGGTCAGACCACCGGTTAACACCATGATGGGAGGTATGAACATGGGCATGCAGCCTGGCATGGCAGGTGGTGCTATGTGCATGCCAGCCATGGGAGGAATGCCAGTCAATCAGGGCATGATGGGAATGAATATGAACATGGGCATGGGTACGGCTGCCATGGGAATGACAGGAAACATGGGCATGAGTCCTGCCGTGGGACAACCTAAGCAAGATGCCTTTGCAGATTTTGCCAACTTTGGGAAATGA
- the lsm11 gene encoding U7 snRNA-associated Sm-like protein LSm11, which produces MEESERDSVSDRCQPAHSQTSEQQTISEICTQTPEADEDDTKTKLDISSDQFDPLLALYSPQVPLPYPNIKCFNNIAEYESFMKGGRGRAKPENVEKKLRKAQKGKADPERIERLKRLMVNNPVKEEEGEGSGVKRTPRQRKTLKNVLTRMPLHTGSPLGELNRCVQEKIRVKVHIRTFKGLRGVCSGFVVAFDKFWNLAMVDVDETYRDPLLGEALYHEKALTVTRLFEKLKVQETVALAAVEKKGAASDPQCSSSQYYTKEENKKCTDPKRNQDGSTLLEKDQSVQKTSNVTQKPEMKRQVYGRVHTRHVNQLFIRGENVLLVNVQQD; this is translated from the exons ATGGAGGAAAGTGAGAGAGATTCAGTGAGTGATCGCTGTCAGCCAGCTCATTCCCAGACATCTGAGCAGCAAACCATAAGCGAGATCTGTACTCAAACCCCAGAGGCTGACGAAGATGATACTAAAACTAAACTGGACATCAGTTCGGATCAGTTTGACCCACTTCTTGCTCTGTACTCCCCACAAGTGCCACTGCCATACCCCAATATCAAGTGCTTTAACAACATAGCCGAATACGAGAGCTTTATGAAAGGCGGCCGAGGCAGAGCAAAACCTGAAAATGTGGAGAAAAAGCTCAGAAAAGCACAGAAGGGTAAAGCAGATCCGGAGAGGATAGAGAGGCTAAAGAGACTTATGGTAAACAACCcggtgaaggaggaggagggagagggaAGCGGAGTGAAGCGAACACCACGACAGAGAAAGACtttgaaaaatgtgcttacACGAATGCCAC tGCATACTGGTAGTCCACTAGGAGAACTGAACAGATGTGTCCAGGAGAAAATCAGAGTCAAGGTTCACATACGAACCTTTAAAGGTCTACGAGGAGTGTGTTCTGGATTTGTGGTGGCATTTGATAAGTTCTGGAACCTG GCAATGGTAGATGTGGATGAAACATACAGGGATCCCCTTTTGGGAGAGGCTCTCTACCATGAGAAAGCACTTACAGTCACAAGG CTGTTTGAAAAGCTAAAAGTGCAAGAGACTGTGGCTTTGGCTGCAGTTGAGAAAAAGGGAGCAGCGTCCGATCCCCAATGTAGTTCATCTCAATATTATACCAAAGAGGAAAACAAGAAGTGCACTGACCCTAAACGTAACCAGGACGGATCCACGCTCTTGGAAAAAGACCAGTCAGTCCAAAAAACCTCAAATGTGACACAAAAACCTGAAATGAAGCGTCAGGTGTACGGAAGAGTTCACACGCGTCATGTCAATCAGCTTTTCATAAGAGGAGAAAATGTTCTGCTCGTAAACGTACAACAGGACTAA
- the zbtb3 gene encoding zinc finger and BTB domain-containing protein 3 yields the protein MEFPGHSQQLLNTLRSQRLQGFLCDCTVQVGSTRFVAHRALLASFSPFFHMFFSDQSGGNTSTVNGGPQRDTVSINGDIVTPQAFGLLLDFMYEGLLRLEAHPPPEDVLAAASFLHMNDVVRVCKRRLHGRGLAEADSTRVEVGASESAKTEGHPDGSAEDNVPAAEIDRGLGRDGALTVGNPPFSLSVTHCPQSIQQMSFYTDTKTETQAAMGNLAHGDVLTGVESSEMADSTQLGIDSQPPVSNSCPSLPAYSSSSRPDKTRISTRSASLESALSSPCSTTEMIQTGTDTQPVVAAATALSMVDNAKTTQDHAVSNAPHIRVNSQQSPTANRVQNKGQCTGNPGSSQHNQNQTERQQGYMSSNARSLQYKGKKRLCQTSAEPVGQENEDCVKVKVEAIVISDAESDETDETSITDNSQKRNTDLDHGDDYDDSNHDVEELAVTQFIPAHTLIHLPHQEPLSFPPSPHGASSSAADNSGFPSSLFSTNSQSEQQALYLEEFQDSLGNYVEDVPTCNTCGKTFSCAYTLRRHAIVHTRERPYECSYCYRSYTQSGDLYRHIRKAHNQGLPVKRSRVESDPPSPPPPPAPQT from the coding sequence ATGGAGTTTCCAGGACACAGCCAGCAGCTCTTGAACACCCTGCGCTCTCAACGTCTGCAAGGTTTCCTTTGTGACTGTACTGTACAGGTTGGCTCAACGCGTTTCGTAGCTCACCGTGCCTTGTTGGCATCTTTTTCCCCGTTCTTCCACATGTTCTTCTCCGATCAGTCAGGGGGGAACACCAGCACAGTCAACGGAGGTCCACAGAGAGACACGGTGTCTATTAATGGTGACATAGTGACACCTCAAGCCTTTGGGTTGCTTCTTGATTTTATGTACGAGGGATTGCTGCGACTGGAAGCCCACCCCCCTCCAGAGGACGTTTTGGCTGCGGCCAGCTTCTTGCATATGAATGATGTGGTTCGAGTTTGTAAGAGAAGACTGCACGGTCGTGGTTTGGCCGAGGCGGATAGCACGAGGGTAGAGGTTGGAGCAAGCGAGTCAGCTAAAACGGAAGGACATCCCGATGGTTCAGCTGAAGATAATGTCCCTGCTGCTGAGATAGATAGGGGGTTAGGAAGAGATGGGGCACTTACAGTTGGAAATCCACCATTTTCCTTGTCTGTAACACATTGTCCTCAGTCCATCCAACAGATGTCATTTTATACCGATACTAAGACTGAAACACAAGCAGCGATGGGAAATCTCGCACACGGTGATGTCCTTACAGGTGTGGAAAGTTCAGAGATGGCTGACAGTACCCAACTTGGAATTGACTCCCAGCCACCTGTTAGCAATTCTTGTCCAAGTTTGCCTGCATATAGTTCTTCATCTAGGCCTGACAAGACAAGAATATCTACAAGGTCAGCTAGCCTCGAGTCTGCACTTTCAAGTCCGTGCAGTACGACAGAAATGATTCAGACAGGCACAGACACTCAACCTGTTGTAGCCGCTGCAACAGCGCTGAGCATGGTAGACAACGCTAAGACTACCCAAGATCACGCTGTGTCTAATGCACCTCACATTCGAGTAAACAGTCAGCAGAGTCCAACAGCAAATCGTGTCCAGAATAAAGGACAGTGTACTGGAAATCCTGGATCATCACAACACAATCAGAACCAGACAGAAAGACAACAAGGATACATGTCATCTAATGCAAGAAGCTTGCAGTATAAAGGTAAGAAACGTCTTTGCCAAACGTCAGCAGAGCCAGTAGGACAGGAAAATGAGGATTGTGTCAAGGTGAAAGTGGAGGCTATTGTGATTTCTGATGCAGAATCTGATGAAACGGATGAGACATCGATTACAGATAACAGTCAGaagagaaatacagatttagaTCACGGGGATGATTATGATGACAGCAACCATGATGTCGAAGAGCTCGCAGTCACGCAGTTCATACCTGCCCACACTTTAATTCACCTTCCCCATCAGGAGCCCCTCTCTTTTCCTCCTTCACCACATGGAGCGAGTTCTTCTGCAGCAGATAATTCTGGCTTCCCATCATCCCTTTTTTCAACCAATTCACAGTCTGAACAGCAGGCATTGTACCTTGAGGAATTTCAGGACTCTCTAGGGAATTACGTAGAGGATGTACCTACCTGTAACACATGCGGAAAGACATTTTCCTGTGCGTACACACTGCGAAGACACGCCATTGTACATACCAGGGAGCGGCCTTATGAGTGCAGCTACTGTTACCGTAGTTACACACAGTCTGGAGACTTATACAGACACATCAGAAAGGCACATAATCAGGGCCTTCCAGTTAAACGAAGCAGGGTCGAGTCTGACCCTCCGTCGCCACCTCCTCCTCCTGCCCCCCAGACATAG
- the rnaseh2c gene encoding ribonuclease H2 subunit C produces the protein MSANSCVTSVRLDSLKQADKPQVHLLPCEIEHDGPAEVLTYFTSTTKERKHEMSVSFRGRGLKGQELHCPQGYTGLVLKETQKPASDQEDRTVKVSSVFHNFTYWNLETPPTSDDGVVMAMAWSQLAEAIHGQVD, from the exons ATGTCGGCAAACAGCTGTGTCACATCTGTCCGACTTGATTCCCTCAAGCAAGCGGACAAACCCCAGGTCCATTTGTTGCCTTGTGAAATTGAGCATGATGGACCTGCTGAAGTCTTGACATATTTTACTTCCACTACAAAGGAACGCAAGCACG AAATGTCCGTATCATTTAGGGGACGAGGGCTAAAAGGTCAAGAGCTACACTGCCCACAAGGATACACAGGACTGGTGCTGAAAGAAACTCAGAAACCTGCATCAGATCAAGAG GACAGAACAGTAAAAGTGTCTTCAGTGTTTCACAATTTCACGTACTGGAATTTGGAGACACCACCGACATCTGATGATGGAGTTGTGATGGCAATGGCATGGTCCCAGCTAGCAGAGGCA ATACATGGACAAGTTGACTga